One Leopardus geoffroyi isolate Oge1 chromosome B1, O.geoffroyi_Oge1_pat1.0, whole genome shotgun sequence DNA window includes the following coding sequences:
- the RP1L1 gene encoding retinitis pigmentosa 1-like 1 protein isoform X1 — translation MNSILRDAQAPSHRECLLPSVARTPSVTQITPAKKITFLKRGDPRFAGVRLAVDQRAFKSFGALMDELSQRMPLSFGVRSVTTPRGLHGLSALEQLEDGGCYLCSDKKPPKTPSGPGWPQGGASSAQQSREFESRGEAPGTSSSCKGLKAPRRIMLIKNGDPRFQKTVVLSHRNTRNLTAFLSKASDLLHFPVKQVYTTSGEKVDSWNGLLHSPSVLVCAGYESFKPLAMEDSRRYGIETLSGQTSRNKTGSWGPKAKQSVIHSRSRSGSRPRRFSLLSERSGLSDPPASLHHAQMGPASERYPQDTPTQLGPLVASDDVEKKVHMNEDGSLSVEMKVRFHLLGEDALLWSRRVGRASVLTGANGEVPVLGEVDPLHCVCESHPGGSSEPGAQGPGTCEAGCEKALGRGRWKPGSRYEIWMNPLYSAQEEGTASQRRSRLTQHSYSRRPWSQGVTGRKRSRKDSVSPDSSDRPPKDSEPNSSCCSRSLEGSVDSCDLHAASGAASQREAGREAGSMCRTSKDPGPQGTGQDREHHRCLKQRSGGTAGATCESSGSAGSHEESSEMGEQHQGCLSKTSVMTTSRPKATQRKGPSPPTVSPSSLRNKDSQAEESRQGSRCPQARGRYGMGSPLVSDQSGSGDTAESCSLPSACALVPGRRKQKGRSRAVSSLSISSHSRGARIGHPRQHPNRRDIHCPLDSAVPRQVPGPSSGGRACSDNPAPHLSGSSPSARNQASWDAGPPSSASLHSQDVQGISSALMTPVSNSDCTSNFYPPYSPSAGTEGHSELRARSPAPSPSNISDPLSIQADGLDKKAGNDLPKPSWPLVPPVGEPEGGMPGAHRDCCCSPISTPLFHETPSDNTKTLQTSQPSGSQGPSSEVSLVCSRYCPTPPRTWPFVKKHPSGSSSLGADWGPDGRKLEEEKLDARPPRPPGSQSGAMGKAVKTLRKGSSSCGPRSGRMLQGKVAGGGESLEEQEEDGRMMLGALPRASPDAVVREWLSNIPEEPIPMKCETVDESTVVVGGDPEGPKEDNADKHSQEGLGEPVLARQMSHEGATSEKAESDGALPVTSDAHSKSGEGHPCSRVSEVPRETGSGKGMAVDCGVGQCVLPHKVSASIQIMKVLMGSKQGRPSSLPEVSSAVGRRLSHSARALITCLAGLHFFDEDLKSPTDKVRFTESPRYQELLSTFQALWPGCGCRQGELDSGPWELGWCKALPGLRSHVMTEDFTPTSSSGVDVGSGSGGSGEGSGPCAMDSTLVPERIELPLKIPSQRPDSRTSKNQEDPEKQQSSVSTASSNSQEWACATRKDKAERNSGEQVLGSNLDQVVENAMQEEGVQLEKVEEEKEIAELPGEGVQGSPEEGRVMGQELSEADSDDGEGAQEDKSVQEEEAGGDPTSTTLCPPGTREKPPEPPRSPSRRDPDASESHSGPNNELGLEKPPQTTETSHEQTQTKFLQGPGEKSSSTACRVSLDPDILWVTKLLKRMEKAFMADLARATAEVRARWSLQSNDLLDQMVAELQQDVGQRLQDSTEKELHKIQSRAAGRMPGPAREALRWEMSLQTEQRRRRLRDLRNLSAFSEQARSQGLLSFPVEDVPTLHGALGTWLVGEPEGEEFCPCEACMRKKVIPTSPKDTKGVTSAPIKKAFDLQHILQKKKGGCANGEAAETVPEKREMELLQGDASGIGTIDNGGLELGLGQDPGTEEGGEDESSQSLGRDGDPQVGEEGEVAQNGEEKTDPGQGSVFEGVGREEQGFGEKDENTEKDSRAEGSLEGEAWGEGDQSPEGQNDGAVTTEGDRKPESGGGDQGEKEGSSQVVWVQGQQGETSGNSSPDQEGKSAMLPTPDGDTPCQRSGWKAGLAASSTFSLGNCSQLSQKGSEEKPSNGDMRSIEDESKGIPSPERKVTGMYPESSTSEQEVAPLGPRTPEQEVGEASGLEDENVVESLSFTEMRSKNLTKDRTDAVGQDDLDF, via the exons ATGAACAGCATCCTGAGAGATGCCCAGGCCCCGAGCCACCGGGAGTGCCTACTGCCTTCTGTGGCCCGGACTCCCTCTGTCACCCAGATCACACCAGCCAAGAAGATAACCTTCCTCAAGAGAGGGGATCCCCGGTTTGCTGGGGTTCGCTTGGCTGTTGACCAGCGCGCTTTCAAGAGCTTTGGTGCTCTGATGGATGAGCTCTCTCAGCGCATGCCTCTCTCATTTGGGGTGCGCTCTGTCACTACGCCCCGGGGCCTGCATGGCCTCAGTGCCCTGGAACAGCTGGAAGATGGTGGCTGCTACCTCTGCTCTGATAAGAAGCCCCCCAAAACACCCAGTGGACCAGGCTGGCCACAAGGGGGAGCCTCATCTGCTCAGCAGTCAAGGGAATTTGAAAGCCGGGGTGAGGCGCCAGGAACATCCTCTTCCTGCAAGGGTCTTAAGGCCCCAAGGAGGATAATGCTGATTAAGAATGGGGACCCTAGGTTCCAGaagacagtggttctcagtcACAGAAATACAAGGAACCTGACGGCCTTTCTCAGCAAAGCCTCAGATCTTCTGCACTTTCCTGTGAAACAGGTGTATACGACCAGTGGAGAAAAG GTGGACTCTTGGAACGGTCTGCTGCACAGCCCCTCGGTGCTAGTATGTGCTGGTTATGAGTCTTTCAAACCTCTGGCAATGGAAGATTCCAGAAGATATGGGATTGAAACTTTATCTGGGCAGacttcaagaaataaaactg gaagCTGGGGGCCAAAGGCCAAGCAGAGTGTGATCCACTCAAGGTCCAGGTCGGGCAGTCGGCCACGGCGGTTTTCCTTGCTGTCGGAGAGGTCTGGTCTCAGTGACCCCCCAGCGTCCCTGCATCATGCCCAGATGGGCCCTGCTTCTGAAAGATATCCTCAGGACACGCCCACCCAGCTTGGCCCATTGGTGGCCAGTGATGATGTTGAGAAAAAGGTCCACATGAATGAGGATGGCAGCCTGTCTGTAGAGATGAAAGTCCGTTTCCACCTACTTGGCGAGGATGCACTTCTGTGGtccaggagggtggggagggccagTGTCCTCACGGGAGCCAATGGAGAGGTCCCTGTTCTGGGGGAGGTGGATCCCctccactgtgtgtgtgagagtcACCCTGGGGGCTCCTCGGAACCTGGAGCACAAGGACCAGGGACCTGTGAGGCAGGATGTGAGAAAGCCCTTGGCCGAGGCCGGTGGAAGCCAGGGTCTAGATATGAGATATGGATGAACCCCCTGTACTCTGCCCAGGAAGAGGGGACAGCCTCTCAGAGGAGATCCAGGTTGACCCAACACTCCTATTCCAGGAGGCCCTGGAGCCAAGGGGTCACCGGAAGGAAACGAAGCAGGAAAGACAGTGTCAGCCCTGACTCCAGTGACAGACCCCCCAAAGACTCTGAGCCCAACTCCTCCTGCTGCTCTAGGTCTCTGGAGGGCAGCGTGGACAGCTGTGACCTACATGCAGCCTCTGGGGCTGCCtcccagagagaagcagggagggaagcTGGCAGCATGTGCAGGACTAGTAAAGACCCGGGTCCACAGGGAACAGGGCAGGACAGAGAGCACCATAGATGCCTGAAGCAGCGGAGTGGAGGCACGGCAGGTGCTACTTGTGAGTCCTCAGGGAGTGCTGGGTCTCATGAGGAGTCCAGTGAAATGGGTGAGCAGCACCAGGGCTGCCTAAGCAAGACAAGTGTCATGACTACTTCCCGGCCAAAGGCCACTCAGAGGAAAGGCCCCAGTCCTCCCACGGTGAGTCCCTCATCTTTGAGGAACAAGGACTCACAGGCAGAGGAAAGTAGACAGGgttccaggtgcccccaggctaGGGGTAGGTATGGGATGGGATCGCCCCTGGTTTCAGATCAATCTGGCTCTGGGGATACTGCAGAAAGCtgttctctgccttctgcctgtGCCTTAGTCCCAGGCAGAAGAAAGCAGAAGGGCAGATCCAGGGCTGTGTCCTCTCTCAGCATTTCCAGCCACAGCCGAGGGGCCCGGATAGGCCACCCCAGGCAGCACCCCAACCGAAGGGACATCCACTGCCCGCTTGACTCAGCTGTTCCCAGGCAAGTGCCGGGGCCTTCTAGCGGAGGCAGGGCCTGCTCAGATAACCCAGCGCCACACCTTTCTGGAAGCTCACCTAGTGCCAGGAACCAGGCTTCCTGGGACGCAgggcctccctcctctgcctctcttcattCCCAGGATGTACAGGGGATTAGCAGTGCTCTCATGACCCCTGTGAGCAATTCTGACTGTACTTCCAATTTCTATCCCCCATACTCTCCCTCTGCTGGGACTGAAGGTCACTCTGAGCTCAGGGCACGGTCACCAGCTCCCTCACCTTCCAACATATCAGACCCTTTGAGCATCCAAGCTGATGGCCTGGACAAAAAGGCAGGGAATGACCTTCCCAAGCCTTCCTGGCCTTTAGTTCCACCAGTTGGAGAGCCTGAGGGAGGGATGCCAGGAGCCCACCGAGACTGCTGTTGCTCACCAATCAGCACACCCCTGTTCCATGAGACCCCCAGTGATAACACTAAGACCCTACAGACCTCCCAGCCATCAGGCAGCCAGGGGCCCTCCTCTGAGGTCTCCTTGGTATGCAGCAGGTACTGTCCCACCCCCCCAAGGACATGGCCTTTTGTCAAGAAACACCCTTCAGGCAGCAGTAGCCTTGGTGCTGACTGGGGGCCAGATGGGAGAAAGCTGGAGGAGGAAAAGCTAGATGCACGGCCCCCGCGGCCCCCGGGGTCTCAGTCAGGGGCCATGGGGAAAGCAGTCAAAACCTTGAGAAAGGGCAGCTCTAGCTGTGGTCCCAGGTCTGGGAGAATGTTACAGGGGAAGGTTGCTGGTGGAGGGGAAAGCCTGGAGGAGCAAGAGGAAGATGGCAGAATGATGCTGGGTGCCCTACCCCGAGCCTCACCAGATGCTGTGGTCCGTGAATGGCTGAGCAACATCCCGGAGGAGCCCatacccatgaaatgtgagacgGTGGATGAGAGTACAGTTGTGGTGGGGGGTGATCCAGAAGGCCCCAAGGAGGACAATGCTGACAAACATTCCCAGGAAGGTCTAGGGGAGCCAGTTCTGGCCAGACAAATGTCCCATGAAGGGGCCACCAGTGAGAAAGCAGAATCAGATGGAGCCCTCCCAGTGACTAGTGATGCTCATTCCAAGTCAGGAGAGGGCCATCCTTGTAGCAGAGTTTCAGAAGTCCCCAGGGAGACTGGATCAGGCAAAGGAATGGCTGTGGACTGTGGTGTGGGTCAGTGTGTGCTTCCTCACAAGGTCTCTGCCTCCATACAGATCATGAAGGTGCTGATGGGCTCCAAGCAGGGCCGGCCCAGCAGCCTGCCTGAGGTGTCCAGTGCAGTGGGCAGGAGGCTTAGCCACTCTGCCCGGGCCCTTATCACCTGTCTTGCTGGGCTCCACTTCTTTGATGAAGACCTTAAGTCTCCTACTGACAAAGTGAGGTTCACAGAGTCTCCTCGGTACCAGGAGCTCCTGAGCACCTTCCAGGCTCTGTGGCCAGGGTGTGGTTGCAGGCAAGGCGAGCTGGATTCTGGCCCCTGGGAGCTTGGCTGGTGCAAGGCTCTGCCAGGCCTCAGGTCCCATGTCATGACTGAGGACTTCACACCAACGTCCTCATCTGGTGTCGATGTTGGCAGTGGCTCCGGAGGCTCAGGGGAGGGCAGTGGACCCTGTGCCATGGACAGCACCCTGGTCCCTGAGAGGATAGAGCTGCCCTTGAAAATCCCTTCCCAGAGGCCTGATTCTAGAACCTCCAAGAACCAAGAGGATCCAGAAAAACAACAGTCCAGTGTTTCTACAGCCTCTTCAAACTCCCAAGAATGGGCTTGTGCCACCAGGAAAGACAAGGCAGAAAGAAACAGTGGGGAGCAGGTGCTGGGCAGTAACCTGGATCAAGTAGTTGAAAATGCAATGCAAGAAGAGGGGGTACAACTAGAGaaagttgaagaagaaaaagaaatagcagaaCTGCCAGGAGAGGGTGTCCAAGGATCTCCAGAAGAGGGAAGAGTTATGGGACAAGAATTGTCAGAGGCTGACTCTGACGATGGGGAAGGTGCACAGGAAGATAAGAGTGttcaggaagaggaagcaggaggagaCCCTACCTCCACCACACTTTGCCCTCCAGGGACAAGAGAGAAACCACCAGAGCCCCCTAGGAGCCCCAGCAGGAGGGATCCAGATGCCAGCGAAAGTCATAGCGGCCCCAACAATGAGCTTGGCTTGGAGAAGCCACCCCAAACAACTGAGACAAGCCATGAGCAAACCCAGACCAAGTTCTTGCAGGGGCCTGGGGAGAAGAGCTCTTCTACAGCCTGCAGAGTGTCCCTGGACCCTGACATCCTCTGGGTGACCAAGTTGCTAAAGAGGATGGAGAAAGCCTTCATGGCTGACCTTGCCAGAGCCACAGCCGAGGTCCGAGCCCGCTGGAGCCTGCAGAGCAATGACCTTCTGGACCAAATGGTGGCAGAGTTACAGCAGGACGTGGGCCAGCGGCTCCAGGATAGCACTGAGAAAGAACTCCACAAGATCCAGAGCCGGGCAGCGGGGAGGATGCCAGGGCCAGCGAGGGAAGCACTCAGGTGGGAGATGTCCTTGCAGACAGAGCAGCGCAGGCGTCGTCTCCGGGACCTGCGCAACCTCTCGGCTTTCTCCGAGCAGGCTCGAAGCCAGGGGCTCCTGTCCTTCCCTGTGGAAGATGTGCCAACCCTCCATGGAGCCCTGGGGACCTGGCTGGTTGGGGAGCCTGAGGGGGAGGAGTTTTGTCCCTGTGAGGCCTGCATGAGAAAGAAAGTGATCCCTACATCCCCGAAAGACACAAAGGGGGTAACCAGTGCACCCATCAAAAAGGCCTTTGACCTGCAGCACATtctgcaaaagaagaaaggagggtgTGCTAATGGGGAGGCAGCAGAGACAGtcccagagaagagagagatggagcttCTCCAGGGGGACGCCTCAGGGATAGGGACTATTGACAATGGAGGCCTGGAGCTGGGGTTAGGCCAGGATcctgggacagaggaggggggTGAGGATGAGAGCAGCCAGAGCCTTGGCAGGGATGGAGACCCCcaagtgggagaggagggtgAAGTTGCTcagaatggagaagagaaaacagatcCCGGGCAAGGCAGTGTCTTCGAGGGagtgggcagggaggagcagggctTTGGTGAGAAGgatgaaaacacagagaaggacTCTAGAGCTGAGGGCAGTTTGGAAGGTGAAGCCTGGGGAGAAGGTGACCAAAGTCCAGAGGGACAGAATGATGGTGCTGTAActacagagggagacagaaagccAGAGTCAGGGGGAGGAGATCAAGGTGAGAAAGAAGGTAGCTCACAAGTTGTCTGGGTACAGGGCCAACAAGGTGAAACTTCTGGAAACAGCAGCCCAGACCAAGAGGGGAAGTCAGCAATGCTCCCTACCCCAGATGGAGACACCCCCTGCCAAAGGTCAGGCTGGAAAGCAGGCCTTGCCGCCTCTAGCACCTTTTCTCTGGGAAATTGCTCTCAGCTCTCTCAGAAAGGCTCTGAAGAAAAGCCTTCGAATGGAGACATGAGGAGCATCGAAGATGAGTCCAAGGGAATCCCTAGTCCAGAGAGAAAAGTCACAGGCATGTATCCAGAAAGCTCCACTTCTGAGCAAGAAGTGGCACCCTTGGGCCCAAGGACTCCAGAGCAGGAGGTAGGTGAGGCCTCTGGCCTAGAAGATGAGAATGTAGTTGAAAGTCTCTCTTTCACAGAAATGAGGTCTAAAAACCTCACCAAGGACAGGACAGATGCCGTTGGCCAAGATGACTTAGATTTCTAG
- the RP1L1 gene encoding retinitis pigmentosa 1-like 1 protein isoform X2 — protein sequence MGPASERYPQDTPTQLGPLVASDDVEKKVHMNEDGSLSVEMKVRFHLLGEDALLWSRRVGRASVLTGANGEVPVLGEVDPLHCVCESHPGGSSEPGAQGPGTCEAGCEKALGRGRWKPGSRYEIWMNPLYSAQEEGTASQRRSRLTQHSYSRRPWSQGVTGRKRSRKDSVSPDSSDRPPKDSEPNSSCCSRSLEGSVDSCDLHAASGAASQREAGREAGSMCRTSKDPGPQGTGQDREHHRCLKQRSGGTAGATCESSGSAGSHEESSEMGEQHQGCLSKTSVMTTSRPKATQRKGPSPPTVSPSSLRNKDSQAEESRQGSRCPQARGRYGMGSPLVSDQSGSGDTAESCSLPSACALVPGRRKQKGRSRAVSSLSISSHSRGARIGHPRQHPNRRDIHCPLDSAVPRQVPGPSSGGRACSDNPAPHLSGSSPSARNQASWDAGPPSSASLHSQDVQGISSALMTPVSNSDCTSNFYPPYSPSAGTEGHSELRARSPAPSPSNISDPLSIQADGLDKKAGNDLPKPSWPLVPPVGEPEGGMPGAHRDCCCSPISTPLFHETPSDNTKTLQTSQPSGSQGPSSEVSLVCSRYCPTPPRTWPFVKKHPSGSSSLGADWGPDGRKLEEEKLDARPPRPPGSQSGAMGKAVKTLRKGSSSCGPRSGRMLQGKVAGGGESLEEQEEDGRMMLGALPRASPDAVVREWLSNIPEEPIPMKCETVDESTVVVGGDPEGPKEDNADKHSQEGLGEPVLARQMSHEGATSEKAESDGALPVTSDAHSKSGEGHPCSRVSEVPRETGSGKGMAVDCGVGQCVLPHKVSASIQIMKVLMGSKQGRPSSLPEVSSAVGRRLSHSARALITCLAGLHFFDEDLKSPTDKVRFTESPRYQELLSTFQALWPGCGCRQGELDSGPWELGWCKALPGLRSHVMTEDFTPTSSSGVDVGSGSGGSGEGSGPCAMDSTLVPERIELPLKIPSQRPDSRTSKNQEDPEKQQSSVSTASSNSQEWACATRKDKAERNSGEQVLGSNLDQVVENAMQEEGVQLEKVEEEKEIAELPGEGVQGSPEEGRVMGQELSEADSDDGEGAQEDKSVQEEEAGGDPTSTTLCPPGTREKPPEPPRSPSRRDPDASESHSGPNNELGLEKPPQTTETSHEQTQTKFLQGPGEKSSSTACRVSLDPDILWVTKLLKRMEKAFMADLARATAEVRARWSLQSNDLLDQMVAELQQDVGQRLQDSTEKELHKIQSRAAGRMPGPAREALRWEMSLQTEQRRRRLRDLRNLSAFSEQARSQGLLSFPVEDVPTLHGALGTWLVGEPEGEEFCPCEACMRKKVIPTSPKDTKGVTSAPIKKAFDLQHILQKKKGGCANGEAAETVPEKREMELLQGDASGIGTIDNGGLELGLGQDPGTEEGGEDESSQSLGRDGDPQVGEEGEVAQNGEEKTDPGQGSVFEGVGREEQGFGEKDENTEKDSRAEGSLEGEAWGEGDQSPEGQNDGAVTTEGDRKPESGGGDQGEKEGSSQVVWVQGQQGETSGNSSPDQEGKSAMLPTPDGDTPCQRSGWKAGLAASSTFSLGNCSQLSQKGSEEKPSNGDMRSIEDESKGIPSPERKVTGMYPESSTSEQEVAPLGPRTPEQEVGEASGLEDENVVESLSFTEMRSKNLTKDRTDAVGQDDLDF from the coding sequence ATGGGCCCTGCTTCTGAAAGATATCCTCAGGACACGCCCACCCAGCTTGGCCCATTGGTGGCCAGTGATGATGTTGAGAAAAAGGTCCACATGAATGAGGATGGCAGCCTGTCTGTAGAGATGAAAGTCCGTTTCCACCTACTTGGCGAGGATGCACTTCTGTGGtccaggagggtggggagggccagTGTCCTCACGGGAGCCAATGGAGAGGTCCCTGTTCTGGGGGAGGTGGATCCCctccactgtgtgtgtgagagtcACCCTGGGGGCTCCTCGGAACCTGGAGCACAAGGACCAGGGACCTGTGAGGCAGGATGTGAGAAAGCCCTTGGCCGAGGCCGGTGGAAGCCAGGGTCTAGATATGAGATATGGATGAACCCCCTGTACTCTGCCCAGGAAGAGGGGACAGCCTCTCAGAGGAGATCCAGGTTGACCCAACACTCCTATTCCAGGAGGCCCTGGAGCCAAGGGGTCACCGGAAGGAAACGAAGCAGGAAAGACAGTGTCAGCCCTGACTCCAGTGACAGACCCCCCAAAGACTCTGAGCCCAACTCCTCCTGCTGCTCTAGGTCTCTGGAGGGCAGCGTGGACAGCTGTGACCTACATGCAGCCTCTGGGGCTGCCtcccagagagaagcagggagggaagcTGGCAGCATGTGCAGGACTAGTAAAGACCCGGGTCCACAGGGAACAGGGCAGGACAGAGAGCACCATAGATGCCTGAAGCAGCGGAGTGGAGGCACGGCAGGTGCTACTTGTGAGTCCTCAGGGAGTGCTGGGTCTCATGAGGAGTCCAGTGAAATGGGTGAGCAGCACCAGGGCTGCCTAAGCAAGACAAGTGTCATGACTACTTCCCGGCCAAAGGCCACTCAGAGGAAAGGCCCCAGTCCTCCCACGGTGAGTCCCTCATCTTTGAGGAACAAGGACTCACAGGCAGAGGAAAGTAGACAGGgttccaggtgcccccaggctaGGGGTAGGTATGGGATGGGATCGCCCCTGGTTTCAGATCAATCTGGCTCTGGGGATACTGCAGAAAGCtgttctctgccttctgcctgtGCCTTAGTCCCAGGCAGAAGAAAGCAGAAGGGCAGATCCAGGGCTGTGTCCTCTCTCAGCATTTCCAGCCACAGCCGAGGGGCCCGGATAGGCCACCCCAGGCAGCACCCCAACCGAAGGGACATCCACTGCCCGCTTGACTCAGCTGTTCCCAGGCAAGTGCCGGGGCCTTCTAGCGGAGGCAGGGCCTGCTCAGATAACCCAGCGCCACACCTTTCTGGAAGCTCACCTAGTGCCAGGAACCAGGCTTCCTGGGACGCAgggcctccctcctctgcctctcttcattCCCAGGATGTACAGGGGATTAGCAGTGCTCTCATGACCCCTGTGAGCAATTCTGACTGTACTTCCAATTTCTATCCCCCATACTCTCCCTCTGCTGGGACTGAAGGTCACTCTGAGCTCAGGGCACGGTCACCAGCTCCCTCACCTTCCAACATATCAGACCCTTTGAGCATCCAAGCTGATGGCCTGGACAAAAAGGCAGGGAATGACCTTCCCAAGCCTTCCTGGCCTTTAGTTCCACCAGTTGGAGAGCCTGAGGGAGGGATGCCAGGAGCCCACCGAGACTGCTGTTGCTCACCAATCAGCACACCCCTGTTCCATGAGACCCCCAGTGATAACACTAAGACCCTACAGACCTCCCAGCCATCAGGCAGCCAGGGGCCCTCCTCTGAGGTCTCCTTGGTATGCAGCAGGTACTGTCCCACCCCCCCAAGGACATGGCCTTTTGTCAAGAAACACCCTTCAGGCAGCAGTAGCCTTGGTGCTGACTGGGGGCCAGATGGGAGAAAGCTGGAGGAGGAAAAGCTAGATGCACGGCCCCCGCGGCCCCCGGGGTCTCAGTCAGGGGCCATGGGGAAAGCAGTCAAAACCTTGAGAAAGGGCAGCTCTAGCTGTGGTCCCAGGTCTGGGAGAATGTTACAGGGGAAGGTTGCTGGTGGAGGGGAAAGCCTGGAGGAGCAAGAGGAAGATGGCAGAATGATGCTGGGTGCCCTACCCCGAGCCTCACCAGATGCTGTGGTCCGTGAATGGCTGAGCAACATCCCGGAGGAGCCCatacccatgaaatgtgagacgGTGGATGAGAGTACAGTTGTGGTGGGGGGTGATCCAGAAGGCCCCAAGGAGGACAATGCTGACAAACATTCCCAGGAAGGTCTAGGGGAGCCAGTTCTGGCCAGACAAATGTCCCATGAAGGGGCCACCAGTGAGAAAGCAGAATCAGATGGAGCCCTCCCAGTGACTAGTGATGCTCATTCCAAGTCAGGAGAGGGCCATCCTTGTAGCAGAGTTTCAGAAGTCCCCAGGGAGACTGGATCAGGCAAAGGAATGGCTGTGGACTGTGGTGTGGGTCAGTGTGTGCTTCCTCACAAGGTCTCTGCCTCCATACAGATCATGAAGGTGCTGATGGGCTCCAAGCAGGGCCGGCCCAGCAGCCTGCCTGAGGTGTCCAGTGCAGTGGGCAGGAGGCTTAGCCACTCTGCCCGGGCCCTTATCACCTGTCTTGCTGGGCTCCACTTCTTTGATGAAGACCTTAAGTCTCCTACTGACAAAGTGAGGTTCACAGAGTCTCCTCGGTACCAGGAGCTCCTGAGCACCTTCCAGGCTCTGTGGCCAGGGTGTGGTTGCAGGCAAGGCGAGCTGGATTCTGGCCCCTGGGAGCTTGGCTGGTGCAAGGCTCTGCCAGGCCTCAGGTCCCATGTCATGACTGAGGACTTCACACCAACGTCCTCATCTGGTGTCGATGTTGGCAGTGGCTCCGGAGGCTCAGGGGAGGGCAGTGGACCCTGTGCCATGGACAGCACCCTGGTCCCTGAGAGGATAGAGCTGCCCTTGAAAATCCCTTCCCAGAGGCCTGATTCTAGAACCTCCAAGAACCAAGAGGATCCAGAAAAACAACAGTCCAGTGTTTCTACAGCCTCTTCAAACTCCCAAGAATGGGCTTGTGCCACCAGGAAAGACAAGGCAGAAAGAAACAGTGGGGAGCAGGTGCTGGGCAGTAACCTGGATCAAGTAGTTGAAAATGCAATGCAAGAAGAGGGGGTACAACTAGAGaaagttgaagaagaaaaagaaatagcagaaCTGCCAGGAGAGGGTGTCCAAGGATCTCCAGAAGAGGGAAGAGTTATGGGACAAGAATTGTCAGAGGCTGACTCTGACGATGGGGAAGGTGCACAGGAAGATAAGAGTGttcaggaagaggaagcaggaggagaCCCTACCTCCACCACACTTTGCCCTCCAGGGACAAGAGAGAAACCACCAGAGCCCCCTAGGAGCCCCAGCAGGAGGGATCCAGATGCCAGCGAAAGTCATAGCGGCCCCAACAATGAGCTTGGCTTGGAGAAGCCACCCCAAACAACTGAGACAAGCCATGAGCAAACCCAGACCAAGTTCTTGCAGGGGCCTGGGGAGAAGAGCTCTTCTACAGCCTGCAGAGTGTCCCTGGACCCTGACATCCTCTGGGTGACCAAGTTGCTAAAGAGGATGGAGAAAGCCTTCATGGCTGACCTTGCCAGAGCCACAGCCGAGGTCCGAGCCCGCTGGAGCCTGCAGAGCAATGACCTTCTGGACCAAATGGTGGCAGAGTTACAGCAGGACGTGGGCCAGCGGCTCCAGGATAGCACTGAGAAAGAACTCCACAAGATCCAGAGCCGGGCAGCGGGGAGGATGCCAGGGCCAGCGAGGGAAGCACTCAGGTGGGAGATGTCCTTGCAGACAGAGCAGCGCAGGCGTCGTCTCCGGGACCTGCGCAACCTCTCGGCTTTCTCCGAGCAGGCTCGAAGCCAGGGGCTCCTGTCCTTCCCTGTGGAAGATGTGCCAACCCTCCATGGAGCCCTGGGGACCTGGCTGGTTGGGGAGCCTGAGGGGGAGGAGTTTTGTCCCTGTGAGGCCTGCATGAGAAAGAAAGTGATCCCTACATCCCCGAAAGACACAAAGGGGGTAACCAGTGCACCCATCAAAAAGGCCTTTGACCTGCAGCACATtctgcaaaagaagaaaggagggtgTGCTAATGGGGAGGCAGCAGAGACAGtcccagagaagagagagatggagcttCTCCAGGGGGACGCCTCAGGGATAGGGACTATTGACAATGGAGGCCTGGAGCTGGGGTTAGGCCAGGATcctgggacagaggaggggggTGAGGATGAGAGCAGCCAGAGCCTTGGCAGGGATGGAGACCCCcaagtgggagaggagggtgAAGTTGCTcagaatggagaagagaaaacagatcCCGGGCAAGGCAGTGTCTTCGAGGGagtgggcagggaggagcagggctTTGGTGAGAAGgatgaaaacacagagaaggacTCTAGAGCTGAGGGCAGTTTGGAAGGTGAAGCCTGGGGAGAAGGTGACCAAAGTCCAGAGGGACAGAATGATGGTGCTGTAActacagagggagacagaaagccAGAGTCAGGGGGAGGAGATCAAGGTGAGAAAGAAGGTAGCTCACAAGTTGTCTGGGTACAGGGCCAACAAGGTGAAACTTCTGGAAACAGCAGCCCAGACCAAGAGGGGAAGTCAGCAATGCTCCCTACCCCAGATGGAGACACCCCCTGCCAAAGGTCAGGCTGGAAAGCAGGCCTTGCCGCCTCTAGCACCTTTTCTCTGGGAAATTGCTCTCAGCTCTCTCAGAAAGGCTCTGAAGAAAAGCCTTCGAATGGAGACATGAGGAGCATCGAAGATGAGTCCAAGGGAATCCCTAGTCCAGAGAGAAAAGTCACAGGCATGTATCCAGAAAGCTCCACTTCTGAGCAAGAAGTGGCACCCTTGGGCCCAAGGACTCCAGAGCAGGAGGTAGGTGAGGCCTCTGGCCTAGAAGATGAGAATGTAGTTGAAAGTCTCTCTTTCACAGAAATGAGGTCTAAAAACCTCACCAAGGACAGGACAGATGCCGTTGGCCAAGATGACTTAGATTTCTAG